AATATGAATAATATTACTATTGAGGACAACATTCTAATTATAAAATTATTATCTACCATATTTTTTCTCTCTTTTTGTATAATCTTCTAATGCTTTGCTCAAATCTTGACAAGAAAAATCAGGCCATAAAGTATCACAAAAATACAATTCAGCATAAGCTGCTTGCCATAATAAAAAGTTGCTTAACCTTTTTTCGCCGCCAGTGCGAATTAATAAATCCAATTTTGGCAAATCTTTAGTATATAGAAATTTTTCAAATTCGTCTTCTGATACACAATCAATATTTTCTTTTATAATATTGCTTATAGCTTGTGTAATTTCTTGTTTTGCTCCGTAACTAACTGCAATAGTGAGTAATAAACCATCGTTCTTACATGTCATTTCTTCTGCTTTTTTAATTTGATCCAATATTTTACTGGGTAATAGACTTAAATTGCCAATAAAATTCAACTTAATGTTACAGTTGCAAATGAAATTGACTTTATCTTCATTAGTTAAAACGGAGTAAAATAAATCAAATAGACAGTCAGTTTCGTTTTTGGGTCTAAGCCAATTCTCCATAGAGAATGCATACAAAGTTAAGTAGGGTATGGTTAGGTCCGTACAATACTTGGCAATATCGTATGCAACTTCACTGCCCTTTTTATAACCATCAATTTTTACCCTTCCTTGATTGTTCGCCCATCTACCATTACCATCCATAATAATTGCTAAATGTTTCGGTAAAGATTCTTGATTCAACATTTAAAGTTCACCTGATGTCATAAAAGTAACTGACGCACAGCTATACGAACATTGTGCTACCAGGAGGGTGTCATTCCAGTGCCTCGACACTGGAATCCAGAAATTTGATTGCAAGTGAGCACACTGAGCTGATAAGCATAAAAATAGCTGTCTTATGCTAAAACAAACGTCTTTGACGAGATTGTATGAAAAGCTGGATCCCAGTGTCAAGCACTGGGATGACAAGAGAGAGTACTGGGATGACAAGAGGGGGTATTGGGATGACAAGAGAGAGTACTGGGATGACACCTTTGTGTTTGAGGCAAAAACTGCTAACACACTGCCTCCGCGGACAAATGTTCATACAGTTGTGTGCCTGCTACCTCCATGGCACCCTTGCATGTAATTTTTTCTTTTTCACTACTGAAGGTTTCTTTCATATTAGCTTAGTGATGCAATATGTCCTTTTCTTTGATGGACAATTCACCATCAATCTTTTTTATATTATCATCAGTAATATTTTGTATTTCCTTCTTAGCGCCGTGAAAATCATCTTCTGAGATCTCCTTATTTTCCTTCATTTTCTCTATTTCTTCCATAATATCTCTACGTATATTTCTAATGGCAATCCGTGCATTTTCAGCAAACTGATGCAATAATTTCACTAATTTTTCACGGGTTTCTTGTGTTAAGTCTGGAAGAGCTATACGTATGGTGCTACCCTCAACAACAGGATTTAAATTCAGATTAGCATTTGATATAGCATTTTTTACTTCACCTACAACACCGATATCCCAAACTTTAATTGATAGGGTTTTGTTATCTATAACCGAAACGCCTGCAACTTGATTTAACTTTTGATGCCCACCATAGATGTTTACAACTATACCATCAAACAAAGATGCACTAGCTCTACCAGTGCGTACACCCTTAATATCATCATGAAAAGACTGAATAGTTTTTAGCATTCTTTCTTTTGTTTTAGCTTTTATTTCATTTAACATAAATTACCTACTGTTTACAATCTGAAACTATAGTATAAGTACCTTGACCCTTAATAATATTGACTATTCTTTCCTCCTTCAAAGAAAAAACTATAATTGGAATAGAATTCTCACGAGCAAGTGAAATTGCTGATGCATCCATAACTTTTAAATCACGAGTCAACAAATCCGTGTAAGAAAGCCTATCATACATTACAGCATCCTCATTTTTTTTCGGATCAGCGGAGTATACACCATTTACTTGCGTACCCTTTAGAATAACATCACAACTCATTTCAACAGCACGTAAAGCTGCAGCTGTATCTGTAGTAAAAAATGGGTTGCCTGTGCCTGCTGCAAAAACTACCACTCTGCCTTTTTCTAAATGACGAATAGCTTTCCTTCTTATGTAAGGTTCACATACAGTGGCCATGGGTATTGCAGATAATACCCTAGAAGCTACTAAATTTTTTTCTAAAAAATTTTGTAAAATTAAAGCATTGATTATAGTTGCAAGCATTCCAATATAATCACTGCTTGCTCTTTCACAGCCACTTAAAGATGCAGATGTGCCACGAAAGATATTCCCACCACCAACAACAATACAAACCTGAACTCCAAGATTACAAACTTCAACTATGCCTTTAGATAACTCACCTATAGTCTCCATATCGTGGCCAAATTGCTTTGATCCCATCAAAGCTTCACCAGAGATCTTCAATAACACTCTAGAGTATTTTACTTTATCTGCTAAGGAAGACATTTCTTGCCATTTAGTTTGCACTGCCCAAAACAAGTAACTTGTAATCAGATAATCTAACAGCACTCAACTCGCTTGATTTTATAAAGTCAGAAACCTTTATTTTATCATCTTTTATGAACTTTTGTTCTAGTAAAACAACTTCTTCACAGTACTTAGCCATTCGTCCATCTACTATTTTTTTTGCTACTTCTTCAGGTTTATTTAAGCTCCTTACTTGCTCTTCAATTATAGAACGTTCATTTTTCAACTTCATTTGATCTAAATCATCTATAGACAAAGCTTCAGGCTTCATGGCAACTACATGCATAGCTATTTGTTTTCCAATCTCTTGTAACTTCGTCTTATCACCAGATGATTGCAATGCAATTAAAGCGCCAATTTTACCTAAGCCACACACATCACCATGTACGTAGCCAGCAATAATTCCATCCTTAGCTTCTAGGTAACAAAGCTTACTTAACTCTAGCTTCTCACCAAGAACTGATGTACCATCCATTATAGCTTCCTGCACTGTGCCAATGCTTTCATACTTGGCATTTTTTAACTCATCAACGCTAGTACAGTGTTCTTGATGAGCAATTGATGCTAAATTTGAAACTAACTCTATAAATTTCTCATTCCTTGCAACAAAATCTGTTTCGCAATTGAGTTCAACCAATACACCATAATTTTCAGTCAAACACATAGCAACGAGCCCATCTGAAGCTACTCTATCAGATTTTTTATCAGCTTTAGCAAGACCTATTGTACGTAACTTATCAACGGCTTTCTTGATGTCACCATCACATTCTTCTAATGCTTTTTTACAGTCACTTAAGCCAAGCCCTGTTCTATCACGTAATTCTCTTATACTATCTGGATTCATCTTCATTTGTTACTACCTCCCTTTCTTCTTCTTTGTAAACTTTACTACGTCTCCTTTTAGTTTGCACAATACCATCTTCTTTTTCTTGAATAAACTCATCACCTTTTATATTATCAATCTTAACTCCAGATCTTGCTAGACTAGACTCTATTCCAGCTAATATAGAGTCGGTAGCTAATTTACAATAGAGCTCTATTGATTTTCTTGAGTCATCATTTCCAGGTATTAGATAAGTAATATCATCTGGATCAGAATTAGTATCAAGTATTGCAACTATTGGAATTCCTAACTTTTTAGCCTCCTTAACCGCTATATGCTCTTTATTAGTATCAATGATGAATAAGATATCAGGAATTGCTCCCATTTCTCTAATACCGCCTAACACCTTATCAAGCTTTTGCTTTTTCTTTTCAATATTTCCCAATTCTTTCTTTGTTAAAATGCTATCCTCGTCATCTAATATTTTCTCATATTGCATCAAGGTTTTTATCGAAGAAGAAACAGTGCCCCAATTAGTAAGCATACCACCAAGCCATCGATGATTTACATAATATTGACCACAACGAATCGCTTCACTTGCAATAATATCAAAAGCTTGAAACTTTGTACCAACAAATAGAATGCGACCACCTTGAGATGCAACATCATATAAAGCCTTCATGGCCACCTGTAGCAATGGTAGTGTTTTCCGCAAGTCAATTATATGTATACGATTTTCTTGATGCACTCCATATATGTATGGAGCCATTTTTGCGTTCCAGCGACTAATTTTGTGACCAAAATGTACACCAGATTCGGCTAAATCACGCACAGTAACTTCAGGCAAATTTGTCATATATCATTCCTCCAAATAGTTTATCTTCCATGGCATAACCCTAACGGGACTACTTGTATAAGCCATGTGTAAAATTAAATTATTTACATAGTAATAGAAAAGACAGCAAAGTGCAAACAAAAAATATTGACAAAGGGCGGTATGTTTATTAGCTTTAAAGCTGAAAACGCTAAAAAGAAATTAGGGGGGTGTAGCTCAGTTGGTTAGAGCGCATGCCTGTCACGCATGAGGTCGTGAGTTCAAGTCTCATCACTCCCGCCATATTAGTTTTAGCATGACCTAAAATCCGCAATATTCTTGCCGGTATTTAGAAACGCTTTCACCAAACTTGACATGGTATGGTATTGTAATTAATACTTAAATAGGTTTATTTTTATCATTAATAATTAGGATTAAATATGTTCATTTCTGAAGTTTTTGCAGCAGATGCAATTAGCAATGCATCAAGTATCGGCGCATCTTTTGCTAGTTTTATTCCATTGATTTTAATATTTGTGGTATTTTATTTTCTCATTATTCGCCCAAACCATAAAAAACTAAAAGAACATAGAAAGATGATAGATCAAATAAAACGTGGTGATACAGTCATTACTTCTGGTGGAATAATAGGTGAAGTTAATAAAGTTGATGAAGTAAATGCACAATTTATAATAGAAATAGCACCAAAAGTTGAGATAAAAGTCCTAAGGTCCGCTATATCTGAAGTTTTAAACAAAGAAGCTCAGAAAGTAGCAGCTAAACCAATTGAAAAAGGCAAAATTGAAAAGAATGATAAAAAGAATAAAAATCAACCAGAGGAAAGTAAAAAGGGAAAAGATGATAAAGGCAAAAATGCTGCATAACTTAAGAAGAAGGTTCACTTAATTGTGTGTGGAATATTTGGTGTAGTAAGTAACGGTGATTCAGTAATACCAACCTTGTTAACCGGGTTGCAAAAATTGGAATATAGGGGATATGATTCCTCAGGTATAGCAATCATAAATAACGAAGGCGAGATAGAAGTCAAAAAATCAGAAGGTAAAGTTCAAAGGTTGTATAAAGTTGTTGATGAAAGCAAGATGTCTCACAGTACAGTTGGTATAGCACATACTCGCTGGGCTACACACGGAGTTCCAGGCCTTAAAAATGCTCACCCCATTCGTACAAATAATGTTGTTGTTGCTCATAACGGCATAATTGAGAATTACAATCTGCTAAAAAAGGGTCTAGAAGAAAGGGGAATGTCATTCCATACTGACACTGACACAGAGATCATACCAAATATGCTAACCTTATATCTTGATGAAGGATTGTCGCCAGTTGATTCTCTATTTAAGTGTTTAAACAACTTACATGGCTCATTTGCCTTGGTCTTATTATTTGCAGAATATCCAGATGCCTTATTTGTTGCGAAGAGAAATTTGCCTTTAGCAATAGGCTATAACTGTAACACAGTGTTTGCTGCATCTGACTCTAATGCTTTAAGTGCATTTGTGGAAAGAATATCGCATTTGGAAGATGATGACATTGCAGTAATAAAATCTAGTGGAGTTAGTATATACAACAATGGTACACAAGTTAAACGCAGTATAGAAAATAGTAGTCCAAGTAATTTTCTAATTAGCAAAAATGGTTACCCTAGCTTCATGTTAAAAGAGATTTTTGAGCAACCGCATGCATTAAACGAAACAATAAATCAATTTTA
The nucleotide sequence above comes from Wolbachia endosymbiont of Oedothorax gibbosus. Encoded proteins:
- the frr gene encoding ribosome recycling factor, translated to MLNEIKAKTKERMLKTIQSFHDDIKGVRTGRASASLFDGIVVNIYGGHQKLNQVAGVSVIDNKTLSIKVWDIGVVGEVKNAISNANLNLNPVVEGSTIRIALPDLTQETREKLVKLLHQFAENARIAIRNIRRDIMEEIEKMKENKEISEDDFHGAKKEIQNITDDNIKKIDGELSIKEKDILHH
- the tsf gene encoding translation elongation factor Ts; translated protein: MKMNPDSIRELRDRTGLGLSDCKKALEECDGDIKKAVDKLRTIGLAKADKKSDRVASDGLVAMCLTENYGVLVELNCETDFVARNEKFIELVSNLASIAHQEHCTSVDELKNAKYESIGTVQEAIMDGTSVLGEKLELSKLCYLEAKDGIIAGYVHGDVCGLGKIGALIALQSSGDKTKLQEIGKQIAMHVVAMKPEALSIDDLDQMKLKNERSIIEEQVRSLNKPEEVAKKIVDGRMAKYCEEVVLLEQKFIKDDKIKVSDFIKSSELSAVRLSDYKLLVLGSAN
- the pyrH gene encoding UMP kinase produces the protein MSSLADKVKYSRVLLKISGEALMGSKQFGHDMETIGELSKGIVEVCNLGVQVCIVVGGGNIFRGTSASLSGCERASSDYIGMLATIINALILQNFLEKNLVASRVLSAIPMATVCEPYIRRKAIRHLEKGRVVVFAAGTGNPFFTTDTAAALRAVEMSCDVILKGTQVNGVYSADPKKNEDAVMYDRLSYTDLLTRDLKVMDASAISLARENSIPIIVFSLKEERIVNIIKGQGTYTIVSDCKQ
- the rpsB gene encoding 30S ribosomal protein S2, which produces MTNLPEVTVRDLAESGVHFGHKISRWNAKMAPYIYGVHQENRIHIIDLRKTLPLLQVAMKALYDVASQGGRILFVGTKFQAFDIIASEAIRCGQYYVNHRWLGGMLTNWGTVSSSIKTLMQYEKILDDEDSILTKKELGNIEKKKQKLDKVLGGIREMGAIPDILFIIDTNKEHIAVKEAKKLGIPIVAILDTNSDPDDITYLIPGNDDSRKSIELYCKLATDSILAGIESSLARSGVKIDNIKGDEFIQEKEDGIVQTKRRRSKVYKEEEREVVTNEDESR
- the yajC gene encoding preprotein translocase subunit YajC; the encoded protein is MFISEVFAADAISNASSIGASFASFIPLILIFVVFYFLIIRPNHKKLKEHRKMIDQIKRGDTVITSGGIIGEVNKVDEVNAQFIIEIAPKVEIKVLRSAISEVLNKEAQKVAAKPIEKGKIEKNDKKNKNQPEESKKGKDDKGKNAA
- the uppS gene encoding polyprenyl diphosphate synthase codes for the protein MLNQESLPKHLAIIMDGNGRWANNQGRVKIDGYKKGSEVAYDIAKYCTDLTIPYLTLYAFSMENWLRPKNETDCLFDLFYSVLTNEDKVNFICNCNIKLNFIGNLSLLPSKILDQIKKAEEMTCKNDGLLLTIAVSYGAKQEITQAISNIIKENIDCVSEDEFEKFLYTKDLPKLDLLIRTGGEKRLSNFLLWQAAYAELYFCDTLWPDFSCQDLSKALEDYTKREKKYGR